The Kineothrix sp. IPX-CK genomic interval TTCATGCCCGCTTACATCCAGTCGGTTCTGCTGGAAAAAGTCCGTGACAAAGGGATATTTGTCTATGAGTGTTCCGATGGTCTGCTGCTTCATACCTCATCCTCCTCCCATACCATTTTTTTGGTGTTGCCCAGCTGAAAGCTTTCCCCGATGCGGGTTTCTCCCAGACAGTATGAGCACATAGCTGAGGGCATGGGAAAACGCAGCTTCATACCCTGCACTGATTCCAGCTTCTGTGTTTCGTCATATAAAAGTGTGCTTAACTCATACGCGCCCTGCCCACTCAGCCCATTTACATGCAATACCATCGCTTTGGGATTGACGGCGCTCACTCGGGAAGCGAATACCTCACGCTCCGCCTGGGAAACAATATCTCCTTTGGTAATGACCACGATGTCGGCCGATTTAAGCATGGGACCGATTTTTTTCGGCGTGTTGATGCCGGAAAGATTATCAATGACACAAATCCCCTTTATACCTATCAGATACGGTGAGCAGCGATTGCATAGACCTGCCGATTCGGTGATCAGCAGATCCAGCTTCTCCCGATTGCCCCACCCAACCACGTCCTCGATGTTGGAGGCGAAGAAGTGGTCGGGACATAAAGCGCCGGACAATCCTTTCTTCACTGGGATTCCCGCTTTCTCATACAGCACATCATCGTCGGTGTGTAAACAATCAAATT includes:
- a CDS encoding GTP-binding protein is translated as MNLTIFSGPPSSGKTSVILKAIGAFQKRGLSVGVVKFDCLHTDDDVLYEKAGIPVKKGLSGALCPDHFFASNIEDVVGWGNREKLDLLITESAGLCNRCSPYLIGIKGICVIDNLSGINTPKKIGPMLKSADIVVITKGDIVSQAEREVFASRVSAVNPKAMVLHVNGLSGQGAYELSTLLYDETQKLESVQGMKLRFPMPSAMCSYCLGETRIGESFQLGNTKKMVWEEDEV